Within Tenebrio molitor chromosome 3, icTenMoli1.1, whole genome shotgun sequence, the genomic segment GTATTCCTTCAAAGCTTGCATCGACCTGGTTCGGACCCGGAGAAGTGTCGACAGCTTGCGCCATTGCGATCCTGGGTACACAAATTGGAGTCGCCATCGGTTGTGTATTCCCGTCCAATTTGGTCAGAAACAGCGATAACATCGACGATATTGGCGATGACTTTTTCACTCTGGTGATTATTGATGCTGCCGTAACGACCGCGATTTTCCTTTTGGTTTTGTTCTGTGATTATCCGTATTTGTGACGATTTGCGAATGTTGGTGGTTAGTTTTTAGGGCGAAGCCACCGACTCCTCCCAGTCAGTCCCAGATTAACATCGTCGAAACAGACAAACCGTCAATATTTCAAATTCTCAAGACAATGGTGAAGAACAAAGACTACTTGTTGATATTGTTAGCATTCGGAAGCTGTAACGGGATGTACTCGTCCTTCGGAATTATGATTAACGGCATCTACCTCAATTATTTCCCGGTAGTAATTTTGCCTTATGGAAACTCTTTTCATTGTTAATCTAATTATCAGGGCTACGAAGTCGAGGTTGGGATAATTTGTGCTATGGCCGTTATAGCTGGAGGGTGCATCGGAAGTGTCGTCTTTGGCTACATTCTCGATAGATGGCACCGATTCAAGTAGGatatacatacaggtgtcccataAGTGcgcggcaaaattttaaccgttttgaggtgacgtcacgatttcttcctcgctttctctttattgaaacgacagaaacagaaaaaaacaaaaaaaaggcacgtttatttattgatggtcactttgaggttattttatgcttctgtccatttgacaatttttaatttctttcacttattacattgattataaacataacctttcgaagcaattgtcaacaaatttgacacatttatagttatttatgatcaattcaaatttgtttctgatcctagctcaaacatcgcaaaagggtaaaaattggactatactgggcttcatgtagaactcggaaaaaatattcaaaaaattctgtcaaaaaataaaattacatttaatttgtatatcatattttataaaatgtacgccaatgcgaagtaacctctaggaaatatgctttaaaacaaggacaccgcattggtgtacgttttataaaatatgatataaaggatgtacatatttttaaaatgtgccgaaattttacctactaGGTTGTAGAACAACGTAggagactaaaagcaattaaaaaaaaatgtagctcaaaaattaaatgtaattttattttttgacaaagaatgttttaaatattttttccgagttctacatgaagcctagtagctcgtggttaaaattttgccgcaCACTTATGGGACAAACTGTATATGTTGTGTTTGAAAgagtaacattttataattttagacTGACGTCTTTTCTTATTATAATTGCATCAGGTGTGGCTTATCTTTTCGTTGTGCTCAGTATGGAAGAGAACTCACAACTGGCGACGTACTTCACAATTCCCATTTTTGGGTCAGTGTTCCCAATATTTGTCTAAAATGTAACGTTTCCAACTCTTCTGTTGCAGGTTTTTTATTGCGAGTACTTTACTTGTTGGATTCGAATTTGCAACAGAAATTCTCTATCCAATTCCGGCAGCCGCCGCCTGTTCCGTCTTAAACACGttcatttacatattttcattaatataTACTTTGGTTTTTGGAGCTTTATTTGACGCTATAGGTTATTTAGGAACACACGCGATCATTTTTGTCTTGTTAACGTCAGGTTCTTTCGTTATTTATTTCATCTCTCCAACGTTAAAGCGAAGAGCTGCAAacgcaataaattaataatatttttgattgCAATAGCATTTTCTTATGATCTGATCCCGAATGTTTTGAGCGAAAATCAAACgtgtattcaaaattaaaaaaaaaaaaaaaaaattaccagcCCTTACAAATAATTCAAgcttaatataaaattaatttttaaaaacagtttcttaaaaaaatgagaaaaatcgTGTTTTTAACCacattctattttttatattaaaaatgggCTACCAAGTCTTAATTAAAATCCTGCATCACGTTCCAATAGCTTTTCTGTAGGTGTTCCATTTTTTTGAGTGATTTTGAATGTACAgtttttgcattaaaaaaataaaaaatgacgaTTCGAAATCAAgcaaaaatacattaattaaaattaaaaacccattgtacaatttgtaaatataataaaaaaaagatgtaAGTCAAATTATTGGCTGcaacaaagtttttttttctcaaaaaaagtattttgaGATTATAATTTCACACTGCACAATAGCGTCCCCGTAGCCTGGACGGATATCTCCTCAATTACAAATTCCAATGTCATCAGTGCCATTTGCAAACTGATAGATAGACaaacagtttatttatttcaaggaACTGTAAAATGGATTGGGTTTTTCCCAAAATACGTCCACTGGGTATTTATTGCTTTATGGCCCTTTGAATTCTAAACATGGTCGTTGAGGACGAGGACATAATTGTAGGATAATGGGGCCAAAGCAATTTTCTATGGAAGAAGGAATGGCTAACATAAAATCCCAAGGCGCCTATCAGTTTGGACCCGAGTGGTTTTTAACAGTctgtaaacaaaaaacaccTGGTTAACGACTGAAAAACCAAGTACAAAATGGCACTTTTGTTTTGAAAGAAATACTTCCAAAAAATCAAGGCAACGATTCGCATTACGGTTGTGCCAAACTTGATATGCAGGAAAGCGaagtcaattttttaattgacaaattcactcatgttatgaaaacAGTTGGTATTGACCAATAGTGTGCCGAATATCGCGAAAAAATCTAGTCATGGTCAGAAAATGCATCTTTCGTCGACAAAAATCTCCCTTCCGGCGAAAAACAACGTTGACAaggcttttgtttttgttggtaacacaaattaatgaagaaaatgtcagaaaattattttgacgttttccgaaatggatttaaaaaatcgttttagaaacgaCTCCAGCAGTGATATTGACTACAGtgtgaaaacaatttggaatACAACAGGTAAATTGTTGCAGGAAAAGTGCCACGATGAATATAAACTAACCTTTAATCCAATTTGTGATGTTGTTCCGaatgtttgtttgaattgttcatTCGGGAATTTGTCTAGCCAAATATAACTCGACATCCtattttttttcggaaa encodes:
- the LOC138126623 gene encoding uncharacterized MFS-type transporter C09D4.1-like, encoding MDESPVSVKVYKYRWIVLLIFCLYSAINFLQFLQYSIISNITAKYYDVDDTLVDLTGLMFMISFIIFCLPINFLIEKYNLRITAIVSSGLTTVGNLIKLLSASPDRFYVVLIGQFMCAVGQIFILSIPSKLASTWFGPGEVSTACAIAILGTQIGVAIGCVFPSNLVRNSDNIDDIGDDFFTLVIIDAAVTTAIFLLVLFFFRAKPPTPPSQSQINIVETDKPSIFQILKTMVKNKDYLLILLAFGSCNGMYSSFGIMINGIYLNYFPGYEVEVGIICAMAVIAGGCIGSVVFGYILDRWHRFKLTSFLIIIASGVAYLFVVLSMEENSQLATYFTIPIFGFFIASTLLVGFEFATEILYPIPAAAACSVLNTFIYIFSLIYTLVFGALFDAIGYLGTHAIIFVLLTSGSFVIYFISPTLKRRAANAIN